A single Dermacentor variabilis isolate Ectoservices chromosome 9, ASM5094787v1, whole genome shotgun sequence DNA region contains:
- the LOC142557320 gene encoding uncharacterized protein LOC142557320, with protein MPDTTYHMCGLASGLNWRPVKFVQRLETTRVCRLCGVVPQSIAVLPCAHLLCGSCLDGCASEGGHACPLDKMSFEAESGVSWVTFHQKHMEKLQVSCWNTHNGCDFVGPAGDLLEHFEKRCSFHATRCPRCRDAVLRKDLPRHYEAGCNVVASLQLSVAGHVSSIDMSTPNANDEPVVDCSCQDMLTSIQGRVNDLAEILAQLSSRQLKEEAIDTDSTTTRGTMRRQFADSVHDLTPLPVTADLWVLVSALNEMKVVVAEGIRKLERKLRMEDLPAGTSPMQHSQAAVTSRPEEGAPPPPSVLLEMPGSTAGHHDVQSNDAATELIVFSLLYKPCEVAVQFTKAKGFYRNVYLDNENTGVIVKCYMRGNASFVAVEVIVKNPENWKVRVVRPLRVEDLCSPYLRK; from the exons ATGCCGGACACCACGTACCACATGTGCGGACTTGCGAGCGGCCTCAACTGGCGGCCCGTCAAATTCGTGCAGCGCCTGGAGACCACCAGAGTCTGCCGGCTTTGCGGAGTCGTGCCGCAAAGCATAGCCGTGCTGCCTTGTGCGCACTTGTTGTGCGGCTCCTGCTTGGACGGATGCGCCAGTGAAGGTGGCCACGCTTGTCCACTGGACAAGATGTCGTTCGAGGCCGAGTCGGGCGTGTCGTGGGTAACCTTTCACCAGAAGCACATGGAAAAGCTGCAG GTAAGCTGCTGGAACACCCACAATGGATGCGACTTCGTGGGCCCAGCCGGGGACCTGCTGGAGCACTTtgagaagcgctgttccttcCACGCCACCAGGTGCCCTCGCTGCCGGGACGCAGTGCTGCGTAAGGACTTGCCGAGACACTACGAAGCTGGATGCAACGTGGTCGCGTCACTGCAGTTGAGCGTTGCCGGGCACGTCTCCTCAATTGACATGTCCACACCGAATGCTAACGACGAACCGGTGGTCGACTGCTCGTGCCAAGACATGCTGACGTCCATCCAGGGCCGAGTCAACGACCTTGCCGAGATCCTGGCTCAGCTCAGCTCCAGACAACTTAAAGAGGAAGCGATTGACACGGACTCGACCACCACCCGGGGCACAATGAGACGACAGTTTGCGGATTCTGTGCATGACTTAACGCCACTGCCGGTTACCGCGGATCTCTGGGTTCTCGTATCAGCGCTGAACGAGATGAAGGTCGTCGTCGCAGAGGGAATCCGAAAACTGGAACGAAAACTGCGGATGGAGGATCTTCCGGCTGGTACGTCGCCGATGCAACACTCGCAGGCGGCCGTCACCAGTCGGCCGGAAGAGGGTGCGCCGCCTCCCCCGTCTGTACTCCTCGAAATGCCGGGCAGTACTGCAGGACACCATGACGTCCAGAGTAATGACGCTGCTACAGAACTCATTGTGTTTAGCTTGCTGTACAAGCCTTGTGAGGTGGCGGTGCAGTTCACTAAAGCCAAGGGCTTCTATCGTAATGTCTACCTGGACAATGAGAACACCGGCGTGATCGTCAAGTGCTATATGCGAGGGAACGCGAGCTTCGTCGCAGTCGAAGTCATAGTTAAAAACCCCGAGAACTGGAAAGTGCGCGTCGTCCGGCCCTTGCGCGTTGAAGATTTGTGTTCGCCATACTTGAGGAAGTGA